Proteins from one Natrinema salinisoli genomic window:
- a CDS encoding alpha/beta fold hydrolase encodes MNWTDESGGTEGVHVTGPSDAQSIVFVHGAMFTRTMWLPQQRELAEEYHTIAPDLPGHGTRAGKPFRMEPAIDVLEEVFETHTDGSAVLVGLSLGGYAATEYAYRHPEQVDALVLSGSSVNPVNTLQLGTRLTGGLTRLLTKPDLGKRAGEKLATRWVRNRELPPDIEREIIDSGFYPKQFGDAAPDIAGVDFRAKLSTYPGSTLILNGENDKLMRRGEQAHAAAAQDGRVEVLAGVGHICNLHRPATYTDRVRRFVRRAVPSQP; translated from the coding sequence ATGAACTGGACGGACGAGAGTGGCGGCACCGAGGGCGTCCACGTTACCGGCCCTTCGGACGCACAGTCGATCGTGTTCGTACACGGTGCGATGTTCACGCGGACGATGTGGCTCCCCCAACAGCGCGAGCTTGCGGAGGAGTATCACACCATCGCTCCCGACTTGCCGGGCCACGGGACCCGCGCCGGCAAGCCGTTCCGGATGGAGCCGGCCATCGACGTCCTCGAGGAGGTTTTCGAGACGCACACCGACGGATCGGCGGTACTCGTCGGGCTCTCGCTCGGCGGCTACGCGGCGACGGAGTACGCCTACCGTCATCCCGAGCAGGTCGATGCGCTGGTGCTGTCGGGGAGCAGCGTGAACCCGGTGAATACGCTGCAACTCGGCACGCGGCTGACCGGCGGACTGACGCGGCTCCTGACCAAACCGGATCTCGGGAAACGCGCCGGCGAGAAGCTCGCGACCCGCTGGGTGCGAAACCGGGAGCTCCCGCCGGACATCGAGCGGGAAATCATCGACTCGGGGTTCTACCCCAAGCAGTTCGGCGACGCGGCACCGGACATCGCGGGCGTCGACTTCCGGGCGAAGCTCTCGACCTATCCGGGCTCGACGCTGATCCTCAACGGGGAGAACGACAAACTCATGCGCCGCGGAGAGCAGGCCCACGCCGCCGCGGCGCAGGACGGTCGCGTCGAGGTACTCGCCGGCGTCGGCCACATCTGTAACCTCCACCGGCCGGCGACGTACACGGACCGGGTACGGCGGTTCGTCCGTCGGGCGGTTCCATCACAACCGTAG
- a CDS encoding YihY/virulence factor BrkB family protein, translated as MPDRVEGPRVIDYTRGLEVTGRAFRLAREQQLTLLSAGVAYYGFLSLVPLMLLALALAASIGGEVLADRLTAAASDVLTLQAQQLLTEAVNDQTGRRGATVVGILGLLWGSSRVLRGLDRAFSQVYGTVGEKSLLDTIWDATIVSIVIALGLTLVGVLELAFRLLPWLEVTVVAQLFVLLGLVVTFLPLYVVFPDADVGLREAAPGTVIAAVGWYALSQTFSLYAGLLTEYAVYGALGAVFLVLIWLYAGAIILIFAAVINAVLANREVDRQLQSPGHRQIPTEAMTDDATGADEGAAEDRASDRSTARSASARTRDRSSDAAALREEIERLRDRVDAFEDNVEDRTVRKESLESELKRYVRRRVRRGHAHDWGPYLVLLYGTAMSIAAFYFLEGIYAILSMLVVWTSTLGVYVLMVLFGFGISLLGLPGRVRNVIGDRRS; from the coding sequence ATGCCGGACCGCGTCGAAGGACCACGCGTGATCGATTATACACGAGGACTCGAGGTTACCGGGCGGGCCTTTCGACTCGCCAGGGAGCAACAGCTGACGCTCCTCTCTGCCGGGGTCGCGTACTACGGATTCCTCTCGCTCGTCCCGCTGATGTTGCTGGCGCTCGCGCTCGCCGCATCGATCGGCGGCGAGGTCCTCGCCGACCGGCTCACCGCGGCCGCGAGCGACGTTCTCACGTTACAGGCCCAGCAACTACTCACGGAGGCGGTCAACGACCAGACCGGTCGACGGGGAGCCACCGTCGTCGGTATTCTCGGCCTGCTCTGGGGTTCGAGCCGCGTCCTTCGCGGCCTCGATCGGGCCTTCTCACAGGTTTACGGCACCGTGGGGGAGAAGTCGCTCCTCGATACGATCTGGGACGCGACGATCGTCTCGATCGTCATCGCGCTGGGACTGACGCTGGTGGGAGTCCTCGAGCTCGCGTTCCGGCTCCTCCCCTGGCTCGAGGTGACGGTCGTAGCCCAGTTGTTCGTCCTGTTGGGACTGGTCGTGACGTTCCTGCCCCTATATGTCGTCTTCCCCGATGCGGACGTCGGGCTCCGCGAGGCCGCACCGGGAACCGTCATCGCGGCGGTCGGCTGGTACGCGCTGAGCCAGACGTTTTCGCTATACGCGGGTCTGCTCACGGAATACGCGGTATACGGCGCGCTCGGAGCCGTCTTCCTCGTGCTCATCTGGCTGTACGCCGGCGCGATCATCCTCATCTTCGCGGCGGTGATCAATGCCGTCCTCGCCAACCGTGAAGTGGATCGGCAGCTACAAAGTCCCGGACATCGACAGATTCCGACAGAAGCGATGACCGACGACGCAACGGGTGCCGACGAGGGAGCCGCGGAGGACCGCGCGAGCGACCGTTCGACCGCGAGAAGCGCCAGCGCCCGGACGCGCGACCGCTCGAGCGACGCCGCAGCCCTCCGCGAGGAGATCGAGCGGCTGCGCGACCGCGTGGACGCGTTCGAAGACAACGTCGAGGACCGCACGGTCAGGAAAGAGTCCCTCGAGAGCGAGCTCAAGCGCTACGTTCGACGACGGGTTCGGCGCGGCCACGCACACGACTGGGGACCGTACCTCGTCTTGCTGTACGGGACGGCGATGTCGATCGCCGCATTCTACTTCCTCGAGGGGATCTACGCGATCCTCTCGATGCTGGTCGTCTGGACCTCGACGCTGGGCGTCTACGTCCTGATGGTCCTGTTCGGCTTCGGGATCTCCCTGCTCGGGCTCCCCGGCCGCGTCCGGAACGTGATCGGCGACCGCCGTTCCTGA
- a CDS encoding tRNA (guanine(26)-N(2))-dimethyltransferase, whose product MRVTEGGVELEVPGEQTEGIEEAVFYNPRQELNRDLTIATLRAYREREERATSYLDAMTASGVRGVRAAADGWDVTCCDVDEEAVDLARSNLERNDCDDARVEHRNVNSLMHEEPFDVIDLDPYGTPMPFADAAFANCRDLVCVTATDTAPLCGAHFNSGVRSYSAVPRNTDYHAEMGVRVLVSALARSAARFDVGIEPILTHATSHYVRTYLELERKPTASDASIEELGQLYHCEDCLYREADGGLIAEPLERCPRCEGNRMLTAGPVWLGPVRDPAFVDAVRDEIPYTFDTAPEARELCDTLAAELDEPTHYDQHKLCRNWGLPANAMDEFLADLRDAGYAASRAHYGGTTFKTDASVGEIRAATEDNLD is encoded by the coding sequence ATGCGCGTCACCGAGGGCGGAGTCGAACTCGAGGTGCCCGGCGAACAGACGGAGGGCATCGAGGAGGCGGTCTTCTACAACCCGCGACAGGAGTTGAACCGGGACCTGACGATCGCGACGCTGCGGGCCTATCGCGAGCGCGAGGAACGGGCCACGTCGTATCTCGACGCGATGACTGCAAGCGGCGTCCGGGGCGTCCGAGCCGCCGCCGACGGCTGGGACGTCACCTGCTGTGACGTCGACGAGGAAGCGGTCGACCTCGCGCGATCGAACCTCGAGCGAAACGACTGCGACGACGCGCGGGTCGAACACCGCAACGTCAATTCCCTCATGCACGAGGAGCCGTTCGACGTGATCGATCTCGATCCCTACGGGACGCCGATGCCCTTCGCAGACGCCGCGTTCGCGAACTGTCGCGACCTCGTCTGCGTCACCGCGACCGACACCGCGCCGCTGTGCGGCGCACACTTCAACAGCGGCGTCCGGTCGTACTCGGCGGTCCCGCGAAATACGGACTACCACGCCGAGATGGGCGTTCGGGTCCTCGTCTCCGCGCTCGCCCGAAGCGCCGCCCGCTTCGACGTCGGCATCGAGCCGATCCTGACCCACGCCACCAGCCACTACGTCCGGACCTACCTCGAGCTCGAGCGCAAGCCGACCGCTTCCGACGCTTCGATCGAAGAATTAGGCCAGCTCTACCACTGCGAAGACTGTCTCTACCGGGAGGCCGACGGCGGTCTGATCGCGGAGCCGCTCGAGCGGTGCCCGCGCTGTGAGGGCAATCGGATGCTCACCGCCGGCCCGGTCTGGCTCGGCCCCGTTCGGGACCCGGCGTTCGTCGACGCGGTTCGCGACGAGATCCCCTATACGTTCGATACCGCGCCGGAGGCTCGAGAGCTCTGCGACACGCTCGCGGCGGAACTCGACGAGCCGACCCACTACGACCAGCACAAGCTCTGCCGGAACTGGGGGCTGCCCGCGAACGCGATGGACGAATTTCTGGCAGATCTTCGCGACGCGGGCTATGCGGCCTCGCGTGCTCACTACGGAGGGACGACGTTCAAGACGGACGCGAGCGTCGGGGAGATTCGGGCGGCGACCGAAGATAACCTCGATTGA